From a single Anomaloglossus baeobatrachus isolate aAnoBae1 chromosome 4, aAnoBae1.hap1, whole genome shotgun sequence genomic region:
- the LOC142304355 gene encoding phospholipid phosphatase 3-like has protein sequence MHLTPGGAPDWCPDPRVLKVTVGGHCAHREPKTKVSKGSRRSLVFLDLLCLCVVSIPFLICELGLVPPVNRGFFCDDHSIDFPSIREETVSDTMLISLGILITGVTIVLGECHRVSRQRRSDSCPRDGYLSSIYRQVLPFLFGSALGQSLTNAAKLSAGRLRPNFLSVCKPRGLNCTTGEYVEDYTCTGMLSAVTEARKSFYSGHASFAMYSMLYLSFYLQVRFTWRGARLLRPLVQFVLILVALYTGLTRISDYRHHPSDVAVGFLQGALVAYWVAFYISDMFRTKSIKPVSIPPRPESPETFTNC, from the exons ATGCATCTCACACCCGGAGGAGCACCGGACTGGTGTCCAGACCCCAGAGTCCTCAAGGTCACGGTTGGGGGCCACTGTGCCCACCGGGAGCCCAAAACCAAAGTCAGCAAAGGATCCAGAAGGTCGCTGGTCTTCCTGGACTTGCTGTGCCTATGTGTGG TCTCCATCCCCTTCTTGATCTGTGAGCTGGGTTTGGTTCCTCCCGTGAATCGTGGGTTTTTCTGTGATGATCACAGCATAGACTTTCCATCTATCCGGGAGGAAACTGTAAGCGACACCATGCTGATCAGCCTGGGTATTCTCATCACTGGAGTCACG ATTGTACTTGGAGAATGTCACCGGGTCAGCCGACAGCGCAGATCGGATTCCTGTCCCAGGGACGGCTACCTGTCCAGCATTTACCGCCAGGTGCTTCCTTTCCTATTTGGCTCGGCTCTCGGACAGTCACTGACTAATGCAGCCAAACTGAGCGCAGGTCGACTAAGGCCAAACTTCCTCTCTGTGTGTAAGCCAAGAGGTCTGAACTGTACCACCGGCGAGTATGTGGAGGACTACACATGTACGGGGATGCTGAGTGCCGTGACGGAGGCCAG GAAATCGTTCTATTCGGGTCACGCGTCCTTTGCGATGTACTCCATGTTATACCTCTCg TTTTACTTGCAGGTGCGGTTCACCTGGCGAGGGGCCCGGCTCCTGCGTCCTCTCGTTCAGTTTGTCTTGATTCTTGTGGCTTTGTATACAGGACTCACTCGGATATCGGACTACAGACACCACCCTTCTGATGTAGCTGTTGGGTTCCTACAGGGGGCGCTGGTCGCTTACTGGGTG GCCTTCTACATTTCTGACATGTTTCGAACGAAAAGCATAAAGCCGGTCTCCATCCCTCCAAGACCAGAGAGCCCGGAGACATTCACCAATTGCTAG